In Oscillatoria acuminata PCC 6304, a single window of DNA contains:
- a CDS encoding PAS domain-containing sensor histidine kinase, with amino-acid sequence MQQISVHQSAKVQPNPTRSPSSKIPTAVPQSESVLSQFVEYVPAAVAMVDRQMRYLAWSRRWYSEYSSGDRTCAIGRSHYELFPHLGESWQQRYQHCIETGEPLCHEDYLIKPNGKPEWVKWEIQPWIAADGEIGGLMLSAELLTERKQLADTLQLTQFAMDKAADAVLWMTPDAHFSYINEAACQLLGYTPEELRALTVSQIDPAFSPPIWAEHWRAIKQFQTFTFESNYITQQNHSIPVEVRVNYLTFNGQEYHCAFVRDISERKQAESDLHNAKEQLQAVLDAVPGLVSWVSSDLRYLGVNRHLAAAFQMPVDSFADRPVGFLQKSPKFSEMVQDFFASPDLTQSTEITLESQGKPRSYLVVSQKYQKGTKAVFIGIDISDRKQMEVALRRSETLYRTLAKNFPNGTVCLFDPDLRHTLAEGTELPKVGLSKELIESKTLAEAFPSDVAELYEPLYRDALAGQESVTEVPFASRLYLAHTLPLKNEQGEVIAGMIMTQNITERKQAEDALRRSEERFRQKAEELKQTLQELKQTQTQLIQTEKMSSLGQLVAGVAHEINNPVSFIYGNIAHARQYVRDLLQLVELYGKEYPQPTPKIQQHIAGIGLNFLLEDFPKLMSSMQVGADRIREVVLSLRNFSRLDQAQKKSVNVHEGINSTLLILQNRLKAKAGMPSIEVIKEYGEIPLIECYAGQLNQVFMNLLGNAIDVLEEEGQKQLKMRAKVSKLTNASPGTFTPRICIRTERVGDCALIRISDNGPGITVETKKHIFEPFFTTKEPGKGTGLGLSISYQIVVEKHSGQLDCTSVPGLGTEFIITLPIP; translated from the coding sequence ATGCAACAGATTTCAGTCCATCAATCCGCTAAGGTGCAACCCAACCCTACCCGATCGCCATCCTCGAAAATCCCAACTGCCGTCCCGCAAAGCGAAAGCGTCTTATCTCAATTTGTGGAATATGTTCCGGCAGCAGTGGCAATGGTCGATCGCCAGATGCGCTATTTGGCCTGGTCGCGACGTTGGTACAGTGAATATAGTTCCGGCGATCGCACCTGTGCCATTGGGCGATCGCATTATGAACTCTTTCCCCATCTGGGCGAATCCTGGCAACAACGCTATCAACATTGTATAGAAACCGGAGAACCGTTGTGCCATGAAGATTATCTGATTAAACCCAATGGCAAACCGGAATGGGTAAAATGGGAGATTCAACCCTGGATCGCCGCTGATGGCGAAATTGGCGGGTTGATGTTGTCTGCCGAACTCCTCACCGAGCGCAAACAACTCGCTGACACCTTACAACTCACCCAATTTGCAATGGATAAAGCGGCAGATGCCGTCCTCTGGATGACCCCAGACGCCCACTTTAGCTATATCAATGAAGCCGCCTGTCAGTTACTCGGCTATACTCCAGAAGAATTACGCGCGCTCACCGTTTCTCAAATTGACCCGGCCTTTTCTCCCCCGATTTGGGCCGAACATTGGCGAGCAATCAAACAGTTTCAAACCTTTACCTTTGAATCTAATTACATCACCCAACAAAATCACTCGATTCCCGTGGAAGTCCGGGTCAATTATTTAACCTTTAATGGTCAAGAATATCACTGTGCCTTCGTGCGAGATATTAGTGAACGCAAACAAGCAGAATCCGACCTGCACAATGCCAAGGAGCAACTCCAAGCCGTCTTAGATGCGGTTCCCGGTTTAGTCTCTTGGGTGAGTTCAGATTTACGCTATTTGGGGGTGAATCGCCATTTAGCCGCAGCCTTCCAAATGCCCGTCGATAGCTTTGCCGATCGCCCGGTGGGGTTCTTACAAAAAAGTCCCAAATTCTCTGAAATGGTTCAGGATTTTTTTGCCAGTCCTGACCTCACCCAATCCACGGAAATTACCCTAGAGTCCCAAGGAAAACCCCGCAGCTATTTAGTCGTTTCCCAGAAATACCAAAAAGGGACAAAAGCCGTTTTTATCGGCATTGATATTAGCGATCGCAAACAAATGGAGGTCGCTTTACGCCGGAGTGAGACCCTGTATCGCACCCTGGCGAAAAACTTTCCCAATGGGACGGTTTGCCTCTTTGATCCAGACCTCCGTCACACCCTAGCCGAAGGAACCGAACTCCCCAAAGTTGGCTTATCTAAAGAATTAATTGAAAGTAAAACTCTCGCCGAAGCCTTCCCCTCAGATGTTGCCGAGCTCTACGAACCCCTCTATCGCGATGCATTGGCGGGTCAGGAAAGCGTGACGGAAGTTCCCTTTGCCAGTCGTCTCTATCTGGCTCATACCTTACCCCTAAAAAATGAGCAGGGAGAAGTGATTGCTGGCATGATTATGACCCAAAATATTACCGAGCGCAAACAAGCAGAAGATGCCTTACGCCGTTCGGAAGAAAGATTTCGACAAAAAGCTGAAGAACTCAAACAAACCTTACAGGAATTAAAACAAACTCAAACTCAACTGATTCAAACGGAAAAAATGTCTAGTCTCGGTCAATTGGTGGCTGGAGTGGCTCACGAAATTAACAATCCCGTGAGCTTTATTTATGGAAATATCGCTCATGCTCGCCAATATGTTCGGGACCTTTTACAGTTGGTGGAACTGTATGGAAAAGAATATCCCCAACCCACTCCGAAGATTCAACAGCATATCGCAGGAATTGGCCTGAATTTTTTACTGGAAGATTTCCCCAAACTGATGTCTTCTATGCAGGTGGGCGCTGACCGCATTCGGGAAGTGGTGCTGTCTTTGCGAAACTTTTCCCGTTTGGATCAAGCTCAGAAAAAGTCCGTCAATGTTCATGAAGGGATTAATAGCACTTTACTGATTTTACAAAATCGTCTCAAGGCAAAAGCCGGAATGCCCAGCATTGAGGTGATTAAAGAGTATGGAGAAATTCCTCTCATCGAATGTTATGCCGGACAACTGAATCAGGTGTTTATGAATTTACTGGGGAATGCGATCGATGTGTTAGAGGAAGAGGGGCAAAAACAGCTTAAAATGCGAGCCAAAGTTTCCAAATTGACAAACGCTTCTCCTGGAACTTTTACCCCCCGGATTTGCATTCGCACCGAACGGGTTGGGGACTGTGCCCTAATCCGGATTTCCGATAATGGTCCAGGAATAACAGTCGAGACCAAAAAACATATTTTTGAACCGTTTTTTACCACAAAAGAGCCGGGAAAAGGCACTGGATTAGGTTTATCGATTAGCTATCAAATTGTGGTAGAAAAACATTCGGGCCAACTTGACTGTACGTCCGTTCCTGGATTGGGAACGGAATTTATTATAACCTTACCTATTCCCTAA
- a CDS encoding ion transporter, giving the protein MQSNLSSFIPKDLAEKLAFDLDDTQTRTGKWINLVLTSLVLLSSVIFVIETYPIPVELTWILDRVNTFILIVFFLEYLIRFWAAKQKINYFFSLYSLIDLIVILPLFIGNFEISYLRLLRWFRILRLLRFVESQVFFDSTEGEDQLIIRRIIFTLFTIVFVYSGLIYQVEHSTNPQAFRTFIDAVYFCVVTMTTVGFGDVTPLSQGGRLLTILMIISGIALIPGQLGALIKELVRNANRVETPCGGCGLSRHDRDAQFCKVCGTSLNSSPLNPARSPDAES; this is encoded by the coding sequence ATGCAGTCGAATTTATCCTCCTTCATCCCTAAAGACTTGGCTGAAAAACTCGCTTTTGATTTAGACGATACCCAAACCCGAACTGGAAAATGGATTAACCTGGTTTTGACCAGTCTGGTTTTATTATCTTCAGTCATTTTTGTTATTGAAACCTATCCCATACCCGTTGAGTTGACCTGGATTTTAGATCGGGTCAATACTTTTATTTTAATTGTATTCTTTCTGGAATATCTGATTAGATTTTGGGCAGCAAAGCAGAAAATAAATTACTTTTTCAGTTTATATTCACTGATTGACTTAATCGTTATTCTCCCCTTATTTATCGGCAATTTTGAAATTAGCTATCTGCGGCTATTGCGATGGTTTAGGATTTTGCGATTGCTGCGCTTTGTGGAAAGTCAAGTTTTTTTTGATAGTACCGAGGGCGAAGACCAATTAATTATCCGCCGGATTATTTTTACCCTGTTTACCATTGTTTTTGTTTATTCAGGGTTAATTTATCAAGTGGAACATTCCACAAATCCCCAGGCATTTCGCACGTTTATCGATGCGGTCTATTTTTGCGTGGTTACCATGACAACGGTGGGATTTGGAGATGTGACGCCCTTATCTCAAGGGGGGCGATTATTGACGATTTTGATGATTATTTCGGGGATTGCGCTGATTCCGGGACAACTGGGGGCGTTGATTAAAGAATTAGTGAGAAATGCTAACCGGGTTGAAACCCCTTGTGGAGGATGTGGATTGTCTCGTCACGATCGCGATGCTCAGTTTTGCAAGGTTTGTGGCACTTCGTTAAATTCATCCCCCTTGAATCCTGCGCGATCGCCGGATGCGGAAAGTTAA
- a CDS encoding EAL domain-containing protein has translation MLLATTAHPHSQPHPSQDVSESSFLVAINPWGTVQNSYQIALFILLSTTGTFLMLHHISLRMQTQFNADVTEKEALPVASDGLLNLLDTNPAFNCAIKPNGKVFFMNQAMLERAGYTRPEVLGINYIYTFVPEPDRPLVFQTLEELTQQTQTQRIQTRILTKQGEEIWVEWCVRAVFTGDRQTLDYWIATGIEIEDPSRVEAHTRLWENMTQAVSAAPDFESALEIALCSLAETLGYSAGEAWVVNPEGTALDCSGLYYAAPGNSYPARCSDLRLELNQGLPGRVMASAEPEWIADLAAEPEKGFPSVHSAIACGLTSALGIPILADRRVLAVLVFFQSTPGKLDPRMLPRISSMALQVGSVLHRLQTLKALQQAEANYRSIVENAVEGIFQTTPDGRYMSANPALAELYGYASLPELMAALCDRSHQIYVDPRCPEEFIRLLQEQDVVSGFETQVYRADGSMIWISQNARAVRDVREQLMYYEGSVVNITDRKWTEAQLRYNASHDALTGLWNRSFFMDRLVKAVSRAQSEADYEFAVLFMDLDDFKLVNDSLGHFVGDRLLMAIAGRLEQCLGPNDTLARFGGDEFTWLLEDIPRVEDAIAVAHQVHETLRQPFTVGTHEVFAGMSIGIVHSTAGDRRQPDFLRDADIAMYRAKAREKGGYVVFNTTMREEAILRLELETDLRWAIERGEFQMFYQPIVRLSTGEISGFEALIRWSHPRKGWISPNVFIPVAEETGVIERIGEWALIQACSQLRNWKKQFPTYPSLKMSVNLSGKQLTQKLSDRIEEILQETGVDGWDLKLEITETALVEDPEGAIAILDRLKALDIQLCIDDFGTGYSSLSYLHRFPVDVLKIDRSFVSKMSPLNDDSEIVRTIVTLAHTLGLDVIAEGIETLDSMHELELLRCKYGQGYFFSEPVNGEAAALLLTQGQLSDLEVS, from the coding sequence ATGCTCCTGGCTACAACGGCTCACCCCCATTCCCAACCTCACCCTTCTCAAGATGTTTCCGAATCCTCTTTTCTGGTGGCAATTAACCCCTGGGGAACGGTTCAAAACTCTTATCAAATTGCTTTATTTATCTTGCTCAGTACCACCGGAACCTTCCTGATGCTGCATCATATTAGTCTGAGAATGCAAACCCAGTTCAACGCTGATGTCACTGAAAAGGAAGCATTGCCAGTCGCCTCAGACGGATTGTTAAATCTACTCGATACCAACCCCGCCTTTAACTGTGCTATCAAACCCAATGGCAAAGTTTTCTTTATGAATCAAGCCATGTTAGAACGAGCCGGTTATACTCGTCCAGAAGTATTGGGAATAAATTATATTTATACTTTTGTTCCCGAACCTGACCGGCCATTGGTTTTTCAAACCTTGGAGGAACTCACTCAGCAAACCCAAACCCAACGAATCCAAACCCGCATTCTCACAAAGCAGGGAGAAGAAATCTGGGTGGAGTGGTGTGTTCGGGCTGTGTTCACCGGCGATCGCCAGACCTTAGACTATTGGATCGCGACCGGAATCGAGATTGAAGACCCCAGTCGAGTCGAAGCTCATACTCGTCTATGGGAGAACATGACCCAGGCGGTGAGTGCAGCGCCAGATTTTGAATCCGCGTTAGAAATCGCACTTTGTAGCCTCGCCGAAACCCTGGGATACTCTGCCGGGGAAGCCTGGGTTGTCAACCCCGAGGGAACCGCCCTAGACTGTTCTGGACTATACTACGCTGCACCGGGGAACTCTTACCCCGCCCGGTGTAGCGACTTACGATTAGAACTCAATCAGGGGTTACCCGGACGAGTGATGGCATCGGCAGAACCGGAATGGATAGCAGATCTCGCGGCAGAACCCGAGAAAGGGTTTCCTAGCGTTCACAGCGCGATCGCCTGCGGACTCACCAGTGCCTTGGGGATTCCGATTCTGGCCGATCGCCGGGTCTTGGCGGTATTGGTCTTTTTTCAGTCAACCCCGGGAAAATTGGATCCGCGAATGCTGCCGCGCATCTCCTCAATGGCGCTCCAAGTGGGGTCTGTCTTACATCGGTTACAGACTTTAAAGGCACTCCAGCAAGCCGAAGCCAACTATCGCAGTATTGTAGAAAATGCCGTAGAAGGAATTTTTCAGACCACCCCGGATGGACGGTATATGAGTGCGAATCCAGCTTTGGCAGAACTCTATGGGTATGCTTCCCTCCCGGAATTGATGGCGGCCCTGTGCGATCGCTCCCATCAAATCTACGTTGATCCCCGTTGTCCAGAGGAGTTTATTCGCCTGTTACAGGAACAAGATGTGGTTTCAGGATTTGAAACCCAGGTTTATCGGGCTGATGGTAGTATGATTTGGATTTCTCAAAATGCTCGTGCTGTGCGCGATGTTCGGGAGCAATTGATGTATTATGAAGGGTCTGTGGTGAATATTACCGATCGAAAATGGACGGAGGCACAGCTACGATACAATGCCTCTCACGATGCACTCACCGGGTTATGGAACCGAAGTTTTTTTATGGATCGGTTGGTCAAAGCCGTCTCCCGCGCTCAAAGTGAAGCGGATTATGAGTTTGCTGTCCTGTTCATGGATTTGGATGATTTCAAGTTGGTGAATGATAGTTTAGGTCATTTCGTAGGCGATCGCTTGTTGATGGCGATCGCCGGACGACTCGAACAATGTTTAGGTCCGAACGATACCCTCGCCCGATTTGGCGGGGATGAATTTACCTGGTTGTTGGAAGATATTCCCCGGGTTGAAGATGCGATCGCCGTAGCGCATCAAGTCCATGAAACCTTACGCCAGCCTTTTACTGTGGGAACTCACGAGGTGTTTGCTGGGATGAGTATTGGCATCGTTCATAGTACCGCCGGCGATCGGCGTCAGCCTGATTTTTTGCGGGATGCCGATATCGCCATGTATCGCGCCAAAGCCCGGGAAAAAGGCGGATATGTGGTATTTAATACGACCATGCGTGAGGAAGCCATCCTGCGCTTGGAGTTAGAGACAGATCTGCGCTGGGCGATCGAACGCGGCGAGTTTCAGATGTTTTATCAGCCCATTGTGAGACTGTCTACGGGAGAAATTAGTGGATTTGAAGCCCTGATCCGATGGTCTCATCCCCGCAAGGGCTGGATTTCTCCCAATGTATTTATCCCCGTGGCTGAGGAAACCGGCGTAATCGAACGCATCGGTGAATGGGCGCTGATTCAAGCCTGTAGTCAGTTAAGAAACTGGAAAAAGCAATTTCCCACTTATCCTTCCTTGAAAATGAGTGTGAATCTTTCCGGGAAGCAACTGACTCAGAAGTTGAGCGATCGCATTGAGGAAATTCTCCAGGAAACCGGGGTCGATGGCTGGGATTTGAAATTAGAAATTACTGAAACGGCCCTAGTGGAAGACCCCGAAGGTGCGATCGCCATCCTGGACCGCCTCAAAGCCCTCGATATTCAGTTATGCATTGATGATTTTGGCACAGGTTACTCCTCTTTGAGTTATCTCCATCGCTTCCCCGTGGATGTTTTAAAAATCGACCGCTCTTTTGTTAGCAAAATGTCCCCACTCAATGACGATTCTGAAATTGTCAGAACCATTGTCACCCTGGCCCATACCCTAGGATTGGATGTGATTGCAGAAGGCATTGAAACCCTAGATTCTATGCACGAACTCGAACTCCTCCGCTGTAAATATGGTCAGGGCTACTTTTTTTCCGAACCCGTTAACGGTGAGGCGGCGGCACTCTTATTAACCCAAGGTCAGTTGAGTGACCTAGAGGTGAGTTAA
- a CDS encoding CHAT domain-containing protein yields the protein MARDAQFSAVPSGISRVHPTAQLQDRKTQISQGSSPSDFAQAVTAIEQQWETVFEDYFGRNLSEATLSGEEIGEALAVVEQKTGQKSAVIYMIPGEDKLELLLVTADGGVTGRTIAETNQEMLIETAQQLRQRMTSPSRRSTRSYLPQAQQLYTWTIAPLRDELQSLGIENLLLCVGPGLRAVPFAALHDGEEFLVEQYSLALIPAFNMIDLNPSNLANTEVLAMGASLFENLSPLPAVPVELSQIARYLWPGEVFLNENFTQENLQSQLQESRYGIVHLATHADFQEGDPTESYIQLWDSQLTLNDMQQLKLDESAIGLMVLSACKTAVGSQDAEKGFAGLAIQSGVPSALASLWYVSDLGTLALMSEFYNTFKTEEEDARSILKAEALQKTQLAMLRGEVRLEDGNLVSDRGVLPLPGELGEFTGENLAHPYFWAGFTLIGSPW from the coding sequence GTGGCTCGGGATGCTCAGTTTTCTGCCGTTCCATCCGGGATATCCCGAGTCCATCCGACTGCTCAATTACAAGACCGGAAAACCCAAATCAGCCAAGGAAGTTCCCCGAGTGATTTTGCTCAGGCTGTTACAGCAATTGAGCAACAATGGGAAACGGTATTTGAAGATTATTTTGGCAGAAATTTATCAGAAGCTACCCTGAGTGGGGAAGAGATTGGCGAAGCATTGGCCGTCGTTGAACAAAAAACGGGTCAAAAGTCGGCGGTAATTTACATGATTCCCGGTGAGGATAAACTTGAACTCTTGTTAGTCACGGCGGATGGAGGCGTCACGGGTCGGACGATCGCCGAAACGAATCAGGAGATGCTGATAGAAACGGCACAACAATTACGGCAGCGCATGACTAGCCCTAGCCGAAGAAGTACCCGGTCCTATCTGCCTCAAGCTCAACAACTTTATACTTGGACGATCGCCCCCTTGCGCGATGAGTTGCAGTCCCTAGGCATCGAAAACCTGTTGTTATGTGTGGGTCCGGGATTGCGAGCGGTCCCCTTTGCCGCCTTACATGATGGGGAAGAATTTTTGGTGGAACAATACAGTCTGGCCCTGATTCCTGCCTTTAACATGATTGACTTGAATCCCAGTAACCTCGCAAATACAGAAGTTTTGGCAATGGGGGCTTCCCTTTTTGAAAACCTCTCTCCCCTGCCTGCGGTCCCCGTGGAACTCTCACAAATTGCCCGTTATCTGTGGCCAGGAGAGGTGTTTCTCAATGAAAATTTTACCCAGGAAAACTTACAGTCGCAATTGCAAGAATCCCGCTATGGAATCGTTCATCTCGCCACTCACGCGGATTTTCAGGAGGGAGACCCGACTGAATCTTATATTCAATTGTGGGATAGTCAACTCACTTTAAATGATATGCAACAGTTAAAACTCGATGAATCGGCGATCGGATTGATGGTGTTGAGTGCTTGTAAGACAGCAGTCGGCAGCCAAGATGCAGAAAAGGGATTTGCCGGATTAGCGATTCAAAGTGGGGTTCCCTCTGCCTTAGCGAGTTTATGGTATGTGAGCGATTTAGGAACTCTGGCGCTGATGTCTGAGTTTTACAATACGTTCAAAACTGAGGAGGAAGATGCGCGATCGATCCTCAAGGCGGAAGCGCTGCAAAAGACCCAACTTGCCATGCTGCGAGGAGAAGTGCGCCTAGAAGACGGGAACCTCGTCAGCGATCGCGGGGTACTTCCTCTCCCTGGAGAATTAGGAGAATTTACGGGGGAAAATTTAGCTCACCCTTACTTTTGGGCCGGGTTTACCCTAATTGGCAGTCCCTGGTAA
- a CDS encoding DUF928 domain-containing protein has protein sequence MMMLNKSSLALISLSMAFSVTFGGSAGFTNPANSGSVSTAIAQNQLPTDWNVFETPEGAPGRRIGGGTRGTCPKSASGMIALVPENNLGLTLSNNPTFLFYVPKIDGVNPGQIEMEFLLVDESDPENVQEIYQQSVPLPTVGGTVALTLPPDENLPPLQVNQFYSWYFSLICNPKASDPSILSLGGWIERVEPSPTLTQELEQLTSRDRIAIYERELLWFDAMGTLAQLLQDNPSDPFLRQKWNALLESVNLSEIAQAPLVNLEEEQTSTRDRR, from the coding sequence ATGATGATGTTGAACAAGTCTTCTCTAGCTTTAATTTCTCTATCGATGGCATTCTCCGTCACATTCGGTGGAAGTGCTGGTTTTACCAACCCCGCGAACTCTGGTTCTGTCTCCACCGCGATCGCCCAAAATCAGTTACCCACAGATTGGAACGTATTTGAAACCCCTGAAGGTGCACCGGGACGACGAATTGGCGGCGGCACAAGGGGGACCTGTCCCAAGAGTGCATCCGGCATGATTGCCCTAGTCCCCGAGAATAACCTAGGACTGACCCTCTCGAATAACCCGACCTTCTTGTTTTACGTCCCCAAAATTGATGGGGTCAATCCGGGACAGATTGAAATGGAATTTCTCCTAGTGGATGAATCGGACCCCGAAAACGTCCAAGAAATTTATCAGCAGAGCGTTCCTTTACCCACCGTCGGGGGAACCGTTGCTCTGACTCTACCCCCGGACGAGAATCTCCCCCCATTGCAAGTCAATCAATTTTATAGTTGGTACTTCTCACTGATTTGCAATCCGAAAGCATCAGACCCCTCGATTTTATCCCTGGGGGGTTGGATAGAACGGGTCGAACCCTCACCGACGTTGACCCAGGAACTGGAACAACTCACCTCCCGCGATCGCATTGCCATCTACGAGCGGGAACTGCTATGGTTTGACGCGATGGGTACCCTCGCCCAACTCCTCCAGGACAACCCGAGCGACCCCTTCTTACGGCAAAAATGGAATGCGCTGTTAGAATCCGTTAATCTCTCAGAAATTGCGCAGGCCCCTTTAGTCAATCTGGAGGAGGAGCAAACCTCAACCCGCGATCGCCGGTAA
- a CDS encoding transglutaminase domain-containing protein: MSFDSPVLSHQIDPWLRTIRPYGVYELHSMAFVGDALIAIDSARGYLLEIDCKNDNTKILNPYQASEFVDTTGLCFWEDTLWLTRENSVYFCENARSGLGTQELNPQHFVTLPYPANGVAVWGSTVYVSSQKTGYILIFNRKTGEEITRFYAPGIGVESLTVQAEYLWVSDSEEQTVYCLDRATGTLLFSVLTPFEHPSGLAFHRHPETGEEILYVAYASEEIYIRDDPNSADPHQLAFRDRTFIHPLHFHYHEDEYFALSNGYLMEISYVEELSPLDELDLTDLEWRIAFPAETPRQKLKKIEAIGLPFHEEVLDGQRIAVFKFNSLKPHEARVFGWKALLEVRSIKYRLSPRDVENLPAPPPEFGDRYLVDNDNLAMDTEVVRKAAVEAIGTETNLLRKVLKIRDYVYEKLDYGIKPHIDTPDIVLERGIGSCGEYVGLMLALLRLNGIACRTVGRYKCPPHPDRQGVPMQPDYNHVWLEFYIPGLGWIPMESNPDDNQDSGPNPMRFFMGLAWYHVELGKGIRFESLKLKGVPLHKSEIRLGDLAINHVRFTILGELPPPN; this comes from the coding sequence ATGAGCTTTGATTCACCTGTTCTCTCCCATCAAATTGACCCCTGGTTACGCACGATTAGACCTTATGGCGTCTATGAGCTGCACTCTATGGCGTTTGTTGGTGATGCACTGATTGCCATTGATTCCGCCCGGGGCTATCTCTTAGAAATTGACTGTAAGAACGACAACACCAAAATTCTCAATCCCTATCAGGCTTCTGAATTTGTTGATACCACGGGCCTTTGCTTCTGGGAAGATACCCTGTGGCTCACCCGGGAAAACAGCGTTTATTTTTGTGAAAATGCCCGGTCCGGTTTGGGAACCCAAGAACTCAATCCTCAACATTTCGTAACCTTGCCCTATCCAGCAAATGGGGTCGCAGTTTGGGGTTCTACGGTTTATGTGAGTTCTCAAAAAACTGGCTACATTTTGATTTTTAACCGCAAAACTGGGGAGGAAATCACCCGGTTTTACGCCCCTGGAATTGGGGTAGAAAGTTTGACGGTCCAGGCAGAATACCTTTGGGTTTCCGATTCTGAGGAACAAACGGTGTACTGTCTCGATCGCGCCACGGGGACTCTACTTTTTAGTGTCCTGACTCCCTTTGAACATCCCTCGGGTTTGGCCTTCCATCGCCATCCAGAAACTGGGGAAGAAATTCTCTATGTGGCCTATGCTTCGGAAGAAATCTATATTCGGGATGACCCGAATTCCGCCGATCCGCACCAATTGGCTTTTCGCGATCGCACGTTTATTCATCCGTTGCATTTTCATTACCATGAAGATGAGTATTTTGCCTTATCCAATGGCTATCTCATGGAAATTTCCTACGTTGAGGAACTCTCTCCTCTGGATGAGTTGGACTTGACGGATTTGGAATGGCGGATTGCCTTTCCCGCTGAAACCCCCCGGCAAAAATTGAAGAAAATTGAGGCGATCGGACTGCCCTTTCACGAAGAAGTTCTGGATGGACAACGGATTGCTGTCTTTAAGTTCAACAGTCTCAAACCCCACGAGGCGCGAGTCTTTGGTTGGAAAGCTCTTTTAGAGGTCCGCAGTATCAAGTACCGTCTTTCCCCTCGGGATGTGGAAAATCTGCCTGCACCTCCCCCGGAGTTTGGCGATCGCTATTTAGTCGATAATGACAATCTGGCGATGGATACGGAGGTTGTTCGGAAGGCAGCGGTGGAGGCGATCGGGACTGAAACCAATCTCCTGCGAAAGGTCCTGAAGATTCGCGATTATGTCTATGAAAAACTCGACTACGGCATCAAACCCCACATTGATACCCCAGATATTGTCCTCGAACGCGGGATCGGTTCCTGTGGCGAATATGTGGGTTTAATGCTGGCCCTGTTGCGTTTAAATGGGATTGCCTGTCGGACTGTGGGACGGTACAAATGCCCCCCCCACCCCGATCGCCAAGGAGTTCCCATGCAACCGGACTACAATCATGTCTGGTTGGAGTTCTACATTCCCGGATTGGGTTGGATCCCAATGGAATCCAATCCCGACGATAATCAAGATAGCGGCCCTAACCCAATGCGGTTTTTTATGGGATTAGCTTGGTATCATGTGGAATTGGGCAAAGGGATCCGGTTTGAAAGTCTCAAACTCAAGGGAGTCCCCTTACATAAAAGCGAGATCCGTTTGGGGGATTTGGCAATCAATCATGTCCGATTCACGATTTTAGGTGAACTGCCACCACCTAACTAA